GAGAAGCGAGTCGTTGGGTTTTTTCGCCCATTCAACAAAGCAAGCGTTATGTGAAATTAACGCTGAAAAGTTTAAAGCGGATGTATCAAAAACTCCCTTTTAAATCGGCAACTAAAGCGGCGCATAGAAACTTCGTTATCAAGAATTTTCCATTTGCTGTAACTGCTGCGGATATGAAAGCTGATGCTGAAACCTTTGTTGCTGGCGCGAGGGTGATCGAGCTTCAAGAATGCAGTGATCTTGAGGGCTTGGCAGCTAATATCAGCATAGATACTTCTTCTCGGCCACTAGTGTCAATTGTAATTCCGATTTATGGGAAATGTGATTTCACACTTCGGTGCCTGGCTTCTGTTGCACTAAATACCACTGGCATTCCCTTTGAAGTCATAGTTGTTGATGACTGCTCGCCGGATAACTCTGTTGAGTTGTTGCAGGCAGTGAACGGTATCAGATTGGTTTGCAACGAAACGAATCAAGGATTTATTCGCTCTTGCAACGCCGGTGCGCAGGCGGCAAAAGGGAAGTATGTATGCTTTCTTAATAATGATACAGAGGTAATGCCGCGTTGGCTCGAGGAGCTAGTCAATACTTTTCACGAATTTCCCGGCACCGGTCTGGCTGGTTCAAAGCTTGTCTATCCTGATGGCACTCTTCAAGAGGCGGGGGGATTATCTGGGAAGATGGCAGTGCTTGGAATTATGGCCGAAATCAGAATCCGGATCTGCCGATTTATAATTATGCTCGTGAAGTGGATTACTGTTCCGGTGCGTCTATTCTTATTCCGAAAGATCTCTTTGTCGAGTTGGGTGGGTTTGATGAGCACTATTTGCCGGCCTACTGTGAAGACGCTGACCTGGCTCTGAAAGTTAGAGATGCAGGTTACCGTGTAATCTATCAGCCTTTGTCCGTTGTGGTGCACTACGAGGGTGTCACTTCCGGGACAGACGAGACACAGGGTGTTAAATCATACCAAGTCGTGAATATGCAAAAAATGTTCACGCGCTGGGAAGCTCGCTTAAAGACACATCAACGAAATGGTCAAGACCTTGATCTTGCAAAGGACCGCATGGCTACCCGCCGGGTATTGATCCTGGACCATTGCACTCCAACACCGAATGAGGATGCGGGCTCCGTACTGGCTTTCAATACGTTTCTATTGTTCAGGGAAATGGGATTTCAAGTCACATTTATTCCAGAAGACAATTTCTTGTATATGCCGGGTTATACGGAAACCTTGCAACGAGTGGGCATAGAGGTGCTGTACAGGCCCTATGTCAAGTCGGTTGAAGAGCATCTAATGGAAGCTAAGGATCGGTATGATCTCGTTTATTTGCTTCGCCCGATGGTGGTCGAAAGGAATCTTGAGCTTGTTCGCAAACTCTGTCCGCGAGCTAAGGTTCTTTACCATACGGTTGATTTGCACTTCTTGCGTATGGAGCGAGAGGCGAAGTTGCTTAACGACTCGGCCAAAGCAAACGCTGCGGTAGAAATGAAGGAAATCGAGTTTGCGGCAATCCGCAATGCGGATGCTTCAATTGTAGTCAGCACCAATGAACTTGAGTTGCTTCGTCCTCAACTACCGAATGAAAAAATACACCTGTTTCCTTTGATTATGGACATCACAGGTACTGAAGCAAGCTTTAACGCCCGGCGAGACATCGTGTTTGTCGGTGGTTATCAACACACGCCTAATGTTGATGCTGTTCAGTACTTTGTCGCTGAGGTCATGCCGCATTTGCGCAAGCGTTTGCCAGGTGTGCGTTTTTATGCCGTGGGTAGCAAGCCCCCTGCGGAGATTAAAGCACTCGAGAGTGAAGATGTCGTTATTACTGGCTTTGTTGAGGATTTGCCGCCGCTGTTGGACAAAATGCGCGTGTCTGTTGCACCGTTGCGTTATGGCGCAGGCATCAAGGGCAAGATAGGCACTGCAATGGCCCACGGTCTTCCCGTTGTTGCGACATCCTTAGCGGCGGAAGGGATGTCGCTCAGTGCCAACGAAAACATTCTAGTGGCTGATGATGCGCAGTCCTTTGCAGAAGCGATTGTACGTCTCTATGAAGACGAATCACTTTGGAATGAATTGAGTTTGGCTGGCCAGGATTTTGCGCTTCAGGAGTGGGGTGTAGAGGCGGCTTGGGTATCATTAAGCAAAATTCTTGATGATATTGGTTTTAGTACAGTGCGCTCTCAGTTACCTCTAAGTTCTTATTCATTTGCTAAAAAAGATTTGGCGTATGATAAGAGTGCGTGAGCTTTGGCTGCTGCTTTAAGGGAATTATTTTTGGGCTGACTTGGAAGATTTGGCATGACAGTTTTTTTAGAAAGTGCATTCACTGTCGGGTCTTCAAGTCAACTCGTTTTGGATTTAGGCTGATGCGTGATTTAAATAATCCGGCAATTAATTATCGTCCAGATATCGATGGTCTACGTGCTGTCGCGGTTTTGTCGGTAGTGCTCTACCATGCTGGGGTGGGTGTTTTTAGTGGCGGATATATTGGCGTCGACGTTTTTTTTGTAATCAGTGGTTTTTTGATTACACGTCTACTCTTGGACGAAGTTAAAAAAGAGGGGCGACTGAGCTTCAAACGGTTTTACCTGCGCAGGGCTAGAAGGCTATTGCCAGCATTCTTCTTTACGCTGGTTTGTTCCACGATTTTTGCGATTTTATTGTTTTCTCCGAAGCTGTTGGAGAGCTATGGTGCTTCGCTAATTAATTCACTGTTATCTATATCAAATATTTATTTTTACTCTGAAAGTGGCTATTTTGATTCGGCTTCTTCTATGAAGCCGCTGCTGCATACATGGTCGCTGGGTGTTGAGGAGCAGTTTTATTTAGTTTGGCCAGTTTTGATTGGTTTTCTCGCGTCCAGGAAGTGGTTGGCCCCTGTTGTTGTTATCGCTTTGGGGTTGATTAGCTTGTGTTTTGCGCAAGCAATGTTGAGTAAACAGCCAGATGCTGTATTTTTTCTGATGCCATTCAGGGTCTTTGAGTTTTCAATTGGTGCCATTACCGTGTGGTTGCTGCAGGCCAAGCCAAAGAATAATGCGCTTCTGGAGTTATTGCTTTGTGTTGGTCTGGTTTTAATTGTGTTCTCGATTTTCTTTTACGACGAAAGAACACCGTTTCCTGGTGCAAGCGCGTTGTTGCCATGTATTGGCGCAGCACTCTGTATCTATGCAGGGCAAGCCCGTTTTACCGGAAGACTATTAAGTAATAAGCTCCTTGTCGCGTTGGGGTTAATTAGTTATTCGTTGTACTTGGCTCATTGGCCTGTGGTGGTGTTTTATAAGTACTATATTGGCGGCGTAAGCTTTTCCATGCTTCAAACCTGGCTTTTGATCGCTGCTTGTGTCGTCATTGCTATAGCAATGTATCACGGTATCGAGAAACCTTTTCGACGGAGTCGTCAGTTTAATTCAGGCTTTTTGGGCGGCAGTGTTTTCTTTGCGCTTTCAATTAGCTATTTGTCCGCTTCAATGTGGGCTGAAGATGGCTGGGGTTGGCGAAGCTGGGCAACCTCAGGCAGTATTTCCAGTGAGGCAGTGAAAAATGGAAAAGAACTTAGATTTAAAGTAAGGCAGGAGATCTGTCAGCGAAAGGGTTGGGCTTCATGTGATGAATTCATCCCTGGAACTGTCAATGCGCTGGTTTTAGGGGATAGCCATGCGGTTGATGCCTTGAATGCTTTCCAAAAGATATACCCGAAACATAATTTTGTAATGTCTACCTTGGGCGGTTGTCCGCCTTTTCGAGAAATAGAAAAAATTACATTGCCCAATCATCCAGGGCTCGAAAAATGTAAAGAGCTAAATCTTTCTAGGTTTGATGTCGAGTACCTAAAGCGTTTTGATTATATCGTTATAAACGTTCTTTTCGGGTGGTATACACCCGACCATTTACGCAGCTATTTGAGTTTTCTAAAAGAAAACGATATTCAAAAGGTGGTTGTGGTTGGTGACTATTTGGTTATGAAGAAGGATATGTATGAGCTTCTCAATCAATATGGTTTCAACTCGAATGCGTTGAGGGCGTGGGTTGACGAAAGTGCGAATGTCGAATCCTCATTGAAGCCAGAAGTGGAGGAGGCCGGTTATTTTTACTTGAGTAAGCGTCAGGCTTTATGCAAGGGTCAGGGTTGTGAGTTGTTTGATGACAAGAACATACCCTTTACTTATGACGAAAATCATTTGTCATACGAGTTTGCGTCGCGACTCGCTTTAGATTCAAAAAGTACTCTGGACCGTTATTTGGGGTTTGTCCGAAAAGAGCATTTAGCTGCGTTAAATGAAAGCCCTGAGAAGTCAGGGTCGAAAGTTATGGTGGCTACGTTTAGCTCCGAAGGTCATGCTGGAGAGAATTCAGTTTTGTCCCTTTTTCCTGCCTCTATAAACCAGTGTCAAAACGCAGAGAGGATAAATGTGCATTGGGATGTACGCGGCCTTGAAAGTGGGGATTCAATGAAGACCCAAGTATGGGTCAAGGACCTTGATGGGAAGGAAAAGTTATTCGTTTCTGGAAGCAATGCCGGAGATGAGGTTACTGGGGCGTGGGCCCGCCCAGGCATAATGTTTACTCTGAAAAATGCGGATACTGGGGCAATTCTGAATCAGGTTAAATTGCGGGGGCAAAGCTGTGTCAAGTCATGACTTAATATCTGACAATAGTTAATTTTTTATGGTGATTTGCAAAGTATCAAAGGAGTGACGCCAGTGTGCTGGAAAAATCGTCGCTTCGATCAATGCTTGGTTTAAGCAGGCCAAAAGGTCAATAACTTGAAAAGTACAGCATGAAAAAACTTCTTGTTACAGGTCTGACCGGCTTTGTCGGAAGGCATCTCAAAGCAATGCTCGGGGTCGCCATTGATGGCCCTTGGCAGCTCATCGCACCGAAGTCGTATGATCTGCTCGACAGCGCATCACTGGACGCCTGGCTGCAGGACGATTGCCCGGACGCTGTTATTCACCTGGCCGGGCAAACCTTCGTGCCTGAAGCGTTTCGCGACCCTCTGCACACCCTGCAGGTAAATTTGGTCGGTACCCTTAACTTGTTGCAGGCACTCAAGAAGAGGGGGTTCTGCGGAACATTTTTATATGTCAGCTCTGGCGATGTTTACGGTCAGGTGGATGAATCTGATCTGCCGATCAGCGAGAGCTTGCCGCCTCGCCCGCGCAATCCTTATGCAGTGAGTAAGGTTTCCGCTGAATTACTTTGCCAACAGTGGAGTTATAGTGAAGATTGGCGAATTATTATTGCTCGCCCTTTTAATCATATTGGTCCCGGGCAAGGGGAATCTTTCGTTATTCCAAGTACCGCACGTCAACTGATTCGCATACGTCATGGATCGCAATCATCCCAACTCCAAGTGGGAGATGTTGATGTAACTCGTGATTTTCTGGATGTCAACGATGTGTTGCGTGCCTATTTTTCCTTGTTGGAGTGTGGACGTAACGGTGAGATTTACAATGTCTGTTCAGGTGCTGAATCTCGAGTTAGAGATTTGATCATGCAGATGGCAGATTTGGCCGGGGTTGAAGTGCAGTTGACGCAGGATGTTAATCGGTTGCGTCGTTCGGAGCAGCGACGTGTAGTCGGGTGCTCAATGAAGTTACAAAAAGAGACTGGGTGGAAACCCCAGGTCTCTATCAAGGAAACACTTTCGAGTGTGCTCGCTGACTGGGAAGCAAGAGAACTAAAGAATGTCTAAATCTGTATTGATTACTGGTGTTACCGGCCAAGATGGCGCTTATCTAGCAAAAATGTTGTTGGAGAAAGACTATGAGGTTCATGGTCTGGTCGCTAGACGCAGTAGCGATACTCGCTGGCGTTTGCGTGAGTTAGGCATTGAAGATCAGATTCGTTATCACGAAGGTGATTTGGCTGACGCTTGCTCCATCCAAAGGGCGGTAATCAAGTCCAAACCGGATGAAATCTACAATCTCGGCGCTCAGAGCTTTGTCGGTAGCTCCTGGGATCAACCGGTGACAACCGCCATTGTTGATGGTCTTGGTGTCACCCATCTGCTTGAAGCAATTCGTCAGTTCGCACCGCATACACGTTTTTATCAGGCATCGACCAGCGAGATGTTTGGATTGATTCAGGCGGAGCGTCAGGATGAGAACACTCCGTTCTATCCGCGCAGTCCGTATGGTGTCGCCAAGGTTTACGGCCATTGGATAACTGTCAATTATCGCGAAAGCTTTGGCATGCATGCGTCCAGCGGCATTCTTTTTAACCATGAATCACCGCTGCGTGGTATCGAGTTTGTTACGCGTAAAGTGACTGATGCTGTGGCTCGCATCTCGCTTGGCAAGCAGAAAGAGTTGCGGTTGGGCAATATTGATGCGAAGCGCGACTGGGGATTCGCAGGTGACTACGTCGAAGCCATGTGGCTGATGTTGCAACAGGATCAGGCTGACGATTATGTCGTCGCCACCGGTGTAACAACCACTGTTCGTGATATGTGCAAATTGGCCTTCGAGCATGTTGGCTTGGACTATCAAGACTACGTTGTCATTGACCCGCAATTTTTCCGCCCAGCGGAAGTTGAAGTGCTGCTGGGCAATCCGGGCAAGGCTGAAAACAAACTTGGCTGGACACCTAAAACAAGTCTGGCGAGCCTTATTGATATGATGGTTGAAGCTGACCTGCGCCGCGTTGGTCGGGAGTAAGTTCCATGATTATTCCCGTCATTCTTTCTGGTGGTGCTGGTACCCGTTTATGGCCGGTATCGCGTGAAGATCATCCAAAACCCTTCATGCGTTTGCCGGATGGTCAGACTCTGCTCGAGAAAACATACCTTCGTGCTGCCAGTTTGATTGCCGAGGATTGCGAGATCGTCACGGTGACTAATCGTGAGCATTACTTTGAAAGCCGCGATCACTTCGCCAGAACCGGGCTCGGTCACCAAGCCCGCTTTTTGCTCGAGCCACAGGGACGCAACACTGCTTCGGCGATTGCTGTCGCTGCCTTAGTCCTTGCTTCCGAGCAGGGAGACAACGCAGTAATGGTGGTCATGGCGGCGGACCACCTCATAGGTGATTTGCCCGGATTCAAGGCGGCAACCGAGCAAGCAGTAACGTTGGCTCGACAGGGTTACCTTGTGACTTACGGCATTCGTCCTACTGCGCCTGAAACCGGCTTCGGATACATCGAAGCGGGTGACGCATTGGATCAGGCCGGCGGGCGCCGTGTAGTGCGTTTTGTTGAGAAACCGGATCTGGTAACTGCTCAGGAGTATCTGGATAGCGGCAGCTTCCTTTGGAACTCCGGCATGTTCTGCTTTACCGTCGGCAGTCTGATTAACGAGTTACAACAGCATGCCCCCGAGTTGCTGTCGCTAGCCCGTGACTGTGTGGCGCAAAGCCCGCGTTCCACCGGGGCGAATGCGCAAATGCACGAGTTGCACGCGCAACGTTTTGCAGCCATGCCCAATATATCCATTGATTATGCGCTGATGGAGCGCTCGTCCAGGGTGGCAGTGGTACCGGGTACATTCGACTGGAACGACATTGGTTCATGGACGGCAGTTCGTGATTTGGTCGAGTCGGATGATCTACAGAACCGTGCACTATGTGATGCAATCTTTATCGATAGTCGCAATACCTACGTTCAAAGCCAGGGGCGCGTGGTTGCGACTGTGGGGGTGGACAATCTCATTGTTGTAGAGACTGCCGATGCGGTGTTGGTGGCACATGCCGATCGGGCCCAAGAGGTTCGTCAGGTTGCCAGGCACTTGAAACTGAAAAATCACCAGGCTTACCGTTTGCACCGCACAGTTTCGCGTCCCTGGGGAACTTACACGGTGCTTGAGGAAGGGCCGCGCTTCAAGATCAAACGCATTGTCGTTAAACCTGGGGCCGCACTTTCGCTGCAGATGCATCATCATCGCAGCGAGCACTGGATAGTGGTGCAAGGTATGGCAAAGGTGGTCAACGGTGGTGAGCCTCGTTTGGTAAACACTAACGAGTCAACCTTCATTCCTGCGGGACATCAGCATCGTCTTGAGAATCCCGGCGTAATTGACTTGATGATGATCGAGGTGCAAAGCGGTGAATACCTCGGTGAGGATGATATTGTGCGTTTCGAAGATCAATACGGTCGGGTTCAGTAATTGAAACTGGATTCCTGCGTTTTTGGAGGGGTCCAGATCAGGTAAGCAACTAGCGTGCGCAAGGGCACACCCGCCCGATGATTGATACGTCAATATCTATTTTTGATAGGCGTGCTGACTTTTTTAGAGACGGTGGAGCCGTGTCGATGAGAAAAAGTTTGGCGTTGGTTTTCTGGGGTGAGTGTGAATTTCGCGGTTTTGTAAACAGTCGATCAGACTATTTTCATAAATATAGAGGTGATGTGATGCGTGTAAAATTTTTTATGCTTTCGGTTCTGACCCTGGCCTTGGTTGGTTGCGGTGAAGATAAAGTGTCGACCAAGTCTGTCGTCGATAGGGCTGATGCTGCAGGAGTAAAAAACTTGGGTGTTATCACCGTTTCCAAGGATCCTTCTGCAGAGATTAGTTGCGAAGGTTCTGTTGTGAATGTCAAGTGGGATGCCAGTAAGGCAGGCGTTACAAAGGATAAAACTGAAGTGCAGATTTGGGTTCAACCTGTTACTGGGGAGCCTGTGCTTTTTGTTGAGGGAGGCGTGGTTGGGCAAGCTAAAACAGGCAGCTGGATAAGCCCAGGAGTCAAGATTGTTGCTAAAATGAAGAGTGACAAATCTATTGTTGATGAGTTTGTTGTTGCCGGTAAAAAGTGCTGATTTTTCAGCCCTTTGATTGGTTTAAATGGATTTCAAGGCTTTTTGGATTAAGTGTATAGCTGACTTTTTGAATGAGAGTTTGGCTTTAAAATAATATTGTCTGTAGTGGTTTCTGGCTTTTAGACGCGTGGAAGCTCGAGTCGGCGTTAAAAGTAGTACGGTGTCGCGATGATATTAATATAAAAGGTTCTTTAGAAAGCTGTAAGGCTCAGAGAACTATAAATCGTGATGTCGAGACTTGGAAATTGCTTCATATTTTTGTAGTAAACGGGGGGTGATAGGTGCAAGTTCAGCCGATATTTATTATAGGTAGTTATCGATCGGCAACAAGTCTGATGGGGTGGGTGTTAGGTCAGCACACCAAAATTTTTCCGTTGGAAGAGACTCACTATATCTACAGGCTGAGTTGCGATGCAGTTTCGCAACATGAGCTAGGAACAAAAGGATTGGCTCGTTCGTTTCTTGCATCGGCCAATATCTCTCGCAGATCATATTGTGTGGCTGCAGGTGTTTCTTGTAATGATCTGATATTGCAGTCACGTCACGATATTGTTGAAAGTGCCAAGCTTCCCCAACATGCAGCAGATGCTTCGGATCATGTAAAGTTTTGCGTTACACCAGATAAAAATCGTTGGGTCGATGCGACGCCAGAGAATGCTCATTATGTTTATTCCTTGTTGCGGATGTTTCCAAAGGCAAAGTTTATACATATATTGCGTAACCCGAAATTGGTGGCGAGCTCTCTGATGAATTTTAGCGGGGTGGGTGCCAACGATTATGAAGAGGAGAACGCCTACAATACTTGGACGCGTCTGGTAGGGGCTTGTCAACTTGCGGAAAAAGCGTTTGGGTCAGAGGTGGTAAAACGAATTTACTTTGATGATATTTTGACTGACCCGGAGTCGGTTGTTAGAGAGTGCTTGGAGTTCGTTGGTGAAGAATATCAGCCTGACTGTTTGGGGCCTTTTTCGTTGAAGGTCAACTCGTCCAGGCATAAGCAACCCCAGGATATTTCTATTGAAGGAAATATTAACGACTCCAGACCCTACGTTAGAAATGCTTTCAAGCTCTATCAAGAGTTGCTGCAGAATAAAGATCTAAAAAACAAGGGTGACCTGAAATCATTACGTCTGTGCAAACAGAAAGATGCTGATTTGATTTTCTCGAGAAGTCAGAAAGGTATTGATTACATCAATGGAGATCGCGCACGTTTGCTCGCTGAAAATAGCCGCTTGCAGGCTGAAAGCCTGAAGCTAAAGGTTGAGCTAATGCGGGCACGTCTAAAAGTTATTGATTGGGGGCCGCAAGCTGTTTATGCAGGTCAGCCATTTAATGCTCAAGCTAATGGTGCTTCGGCACTTTGGATTAAAGTAAGCGGGCTTGAAGAAGATGTGGATGTTGAGTTGGGTGGGACACTATTGCCAACGTTCGTGGCGGATGACTTTAGTGTTATTACGGTGGAGGTTTCGCGCTCAT
This genomic interval from Pseudomonas putida contains the following:
- a CDS encoding glycosyltransferase; its protein translation is MQKMFTRWEARLKTHQRNGQDLDLAKDRMATRRVLILDHCTPTPNEDAGSVLAFNTFLLFREMGFQVTFIPEDNFLYMPGYTETLQRVGIEVLYRPYVKSVEEHLMEAKDRYDLVYLLRPMVVERNLELVRKLCPRAKVLYHTVDLHFLRMEREAKLLNDSAKANAAVEMKEIEFAAIRNADASIVVSTNELELLRPQLPNEKIHLFPLIMDITGTEASFNARRDIVFVGGYQHTPNVDAVQYFVAEVMPHLRKRLPGVRFYAVGSKPPAEIKALESEDVVITGFVEDLPPLLDKMRVSVAPLRYGAGIKGKIGTAMAHGLPVVATSLAAEGMSLSANENILVADDAQSFAEAIVRLYEDESLWNELSLAGQDFALQEWGVEAAWVSLSKILDDIGFSTVRSQLPLSSYSFAKKDLAYDKSA
- a CDS encoding acyltransferase family protein; translation: MRDLNNPAINYRPDIDGLRAVAVLSVVLYHAGVGVFSGGYIGVDVFFVISGFLITRLLLDEVKKEGRLSFKRFYLRRARRLLPAFFFTLVCSTIFAILLFSPKLLESYGASLINSLLSISNIYFYSESGYFDSASSMKPLLHTWSLGVEEQFYLVWPVLIGFLASRKWLAPVVVIALGLISLCFAQAMLSKQPDAVFFLMPFRVFEFSIGAITVWLLQAKPKNNALLELLLCVGLVLIVFSIFFYDERTPFPGASALLPCIGAALCIYAGQARFTGRLLSNKLLVALGLISYSLYLAHWPVVVFYKYYIGGVSFSMLQTWLLIAACVVIAIAMYHGIEKPFRRSRQFNSGFLGGSVFFALSISYLSASMWAEDGWGWRSWATSGSISSEAVKNGKELRFKVRQEICQRKGWASCDEFIPGTVNALVLGDSHAVDALNAFQKIYPKHNFVMSTLGGCPPFREIEKITLPNHPGLEKCKELNLSRFDVEYLKRFDYIVINVLFGWYTPDHLRSYLSFLKENDIQKVVVVGDYLVMKKDMYELLNQYGFNSNALRAWVDESANVESSLKPEVEEAGYFYLSKRQALCKGQGCELFDDKNIPFTYDENHLSYEFASRLALDSKSTLDRYLGFVRKEHLAALNESPEKSGSKVMVATFSSEGHAGENSVLSLFPASINQCQNAERINVHWDVRGLESGDSMKTQVWVKDLDGKEKLFVSGSNAGDEVTGAWARPGIMFTLKNADTGAILNQVKLRGQSCVKS
- a CDS encoding GDP-mannose 4,6-dehydratase, whose translation is MKKLLVTGLTGFVGRHLKAMLGVAIDGPWQLIAPKSYDLLDSASLDAWLQDDCPDAVIHLAGQTFVPEAFRDPLHTLQVNLVGTLNLLQALKKRGFCGTFLYVSSGDVYGQVDESDLPISESLPPRPRNPYAVSKVSAELLCQQWSYSEDWRIIIARPFNHIGPGQGESFVIPSTARQLIRIRHGSQSSQLQVGDVDVTRDFLDVNDVLRAYFSLLECGRNGEIYNVCSGAESRVRDLIMQMADLAGVEVQLTQDVNRLRRSEQRRVVGCSMKLQKETGWKPQVSIKETLSSVLADWEARELKNV
- the gmd gene encoding GDP-mannose 4,6-dehydratase — protein: MSKSVLITGVTGQDGAYLAKMLLEKDYEVHGLVARRSSDTRWRLRELGIEDQIRYHEGDLADACSIQRAVIKSKPDEIYNLGAQSFVGSSWDQPVTTAIVDGLGVTHLLEAIRQFAPHTRFYQASTSEMFGLIQAERQDENTPFYPRSPYGVAKVYGHWITVNYRESFGMHASSGILFNHESPLRGIEFVTRKVTDAVARISLGKQKELRLGNIDAKRDWGFAGDYVEAMWLMLQQDQADDYVVATGVTTTVRDMCKLAFEHVGLDYQDYVVIDPQFFRPAEVEVLLGNPGKAENKLGWTPKTSLASLIDMMVEADLRRVGRE
- a CDS encoding mannose-1-phosphate guanylyltransferase/mannose-6-phosphate isomerase, giving the protein MIIPVILSGGAGTRLWPVSREDHPKPFMRLPDGQTLLEKTYLRAASLIAEDCEIVTVTNREHYFESRDHFARTGLGHQARFLLEPQGRNTASAIAVAALVLASEQGDNAVMVVMAADHLIGDLPGFKAATEQAVTLARQGYLVTYGIRPTAPETGFGYIEAGDALDQAGGRRVVRFVEKPDLVTAQEYLDSGSFLWNSGMFCFTVGSLINELQQHAPELLSLARDCVAQSPRSTGANAQMHELHAQRFAAMPNISIDYALMERSSRVAVVPGTFDWNDIGSWTAVRDLVESDDLQNRALCDAIFIDSRNTYVQSQGRVVATVGVDNLIVVETADAVLVAHADRAQEVRQVARHLKLKNHQAYRLHRTVSRPWGTYTVLEEGPRFKIKRIVVKPGAALSLQMHHHRSEHWIVVQGMAKVVNGGEPRLVNTNESTFIPAGHQHRLENPGVIDLMMIEVQSGEYLGEDDIVRFEDQYGRVQ
- a CDS encoding sulfotransferase family protein; protein product: MQVQPIFIIGSYRSATSLMGWVLGQHTKIFPLEETHYIYRLSCDAVSQHELGTKGLARSFLASANISRRSYCVAAGVSCNDLILQSRHDIVESAKLPQHAADASDHVKFCVTPDKNRWVDATPENAHYVYSLLRMFPKAKFIHILRNPKLVASSLMNFSGVGANDYEEENAYNTWTRLVGACQLAEKAFGSEVVKRIYFDDILTDPESVVRECLEFVGEEYQPDCLGPFSLKVNSSRHKQPQDISIEGNINDSRPYVRNAFKLYQELLQNKDLKNKGDLKSLRLCKQKDADLIFSRSQKGIDYINGDRARLLAENSRLQAESLKLKVELMRARLKVIDWGPQAVYAGQPFNAQANGASALWIKVSGLEEDVDVELGGTLLPTFVADDFSVITVEVSRSLTSIPCAIPLTFKEKESGAVVGELELSVLPFAKHKMFS